One window of the Salvia splendens isolate huo1 chromosome 1, SspV2, whole genome shotgun sequence genome contains the following:
- the LOC121801309 gene encoding heat stress transcription factor B-4-like yields MAAMLENCESIMLSLDSQKPVPAPFLSKTYQLVDDPATDHIVSWGEDDATFVVWRPPEFARDLLPNYFKHNNFSSFVRQLNTYGFRKIVPDRWEFANDFFKKGEKHLLCEIHRRRTSQPQMSIDGGGNHHHLSHPAFFPYPSRVSISPPDSDEQQQHYSSPPPPPPQHPIAGINSLSALSEDNERLRRSNHMLMSELAHMRKLYNDIIYFVQNHVKPVAPSNSFTPSLFLCNSKPQPQPSSELNLLSSGKKEPEPYRTKLFGVPLHSKKRLHSEFNSSNKPRLVIDKDDLGLNLMS; encoded by the exons ATGGCGGCAATGCTAGAGAATTGCGAGAGCATAATGCTCTCACTAGATTCTCAAAAACCAGTCCCTGCCCCATTCCTGAGCAAGACTTACCAGCTGGTCGATGATCCCGCCACAGACCACATCGTCTCCTGGGGCGAAGACGACGCCACTTTCGTCGTCTGGCGCCCCCCGGAATTCGCCCGCGACCTCCTCCCCAACTActtcaagcacaacaacttCTCCAGCTTCGTCCGCCAACTCAACACCTAT GGTTTCAGAAAAATCGTGCCGGACAGGTGGGAATTCGCCAACGATTTCTTCAAGAAAGGGGAGAAGCACTTGCTGTGCGAGATCCACCGCCGCCGCACATCTCAGCCGCAAATGTCAATCGACGGCGGCGGCAATCACCACCACCTCAGCCACCCAGCATTCTTCCCTTACCCTTCCCGCGTCAGCATTTCTCCACCAGATTCCGACGAGCAGCAGCAGCACTACtcctctccccctccccctccgcCGCAGCATCCGATCGCCGGAATCAACTCCCTCAGCGCGCTGTCGGAAGACAACGAGCGGCTGCGGCGGAGCAACCACATGCTGATGTCGGAATTAGCCCACATGAGGAAGCTCTACAACGACATAATCTACTTCGTGCAGAATCACGTGAAGCCCGTGGCGCCCAGCAACTCATTCACCCCCTCTCTCTTCCTCTGCAACTCGAAGCCGCAGCCGCAGCCGTCGAGCGAGCTCAATTTGCTGAGCTCCGGCAAGAAAGAGCCCGAGCCCTACCGCACGAAGCTGTTTGGGGTGCCGCTGCATTCCAAGAAACGCCTGCATTCCGAgtttaattcatcaaacaagcCGAGGTTGGTGATCGACAAGGATGATTTAGGGCTCAATCTCATGAGTTAG